From a region of the Citricoccus muralis genome:
- a CDS encoding TetR/AcrR family transcriptional regulator has product MTTASAVPKSPRRGRPGYDQDSVLEIAVQVFNRHGYDATSMGMLAVELGVSKSAIYHHVPSKGDLLRLALDEALVPLEAIGEDERAQKGGTIERLEFILRSTIRVLIDRQPYVTLLLRLRGNTEIERDALQRRRTVDHKIVDLVVAAQAEGKVRSDVEPRTTTRLMFGMINSLVEWYRPEGPVSPAQVEENAIAMIVDGLRARD; this is encoded by the coding sequence ATGACGACCGCTTCCGCCGTGCCGAAGTCCCCCCGGCGAGGCCGGCCGGGCTATGACCAGGACTCGGTGCTGGAGATCGCCGTCCAGGTGTTCAACCGTCATGGCTATGACGCCACCTCCATGGGAATGCTCGCCGTGGAGCTCGGGGTCAGCAAGTCGGCGATCTACCACCACGTGCCCTCGAAGGGGGACCTGCTGCGGCTGGCCCTGGACGAGGCCCTGGTCCCTCTGGAGGCCATCGGCGAGGACGAGCGCGCCCAGAAGGGCGGCACCATCGAACGCCTCGAGTTCATCCTGCGCTCGACCATCCGCGTCCTCATCGACCGCCAGCCCTATGTCACCCTGCTGCTGCGCCTGCGCGGCAACACCGAGATCGAGCGGGATGCCCTGCAACGCCGCCGCACGGTGGACCACAAGATCGTGGACCTCGTGGTGGCAGCCCAGGCCGAGGGCAAGGTGCGCAGCGACGTGGAGCCCCGCACCACCACCCGGCTGATGTTCGGCATGATCAACTCCCTGGTGGAGTGGTACCGCCCGGAAGGACCAGTCTCCCCCGCGCAGGTCGAGGAGAACGCGATCGCCATGATCGTGGACGGGCTGCGCGCCCGCGACTGA
- a CDS encoding lysine N(6)-hydroxylase/L-ornithine N(5)-oxygenase family protein — MSAPVVHDAIAVGAGPFNLGFAALAGPAGLDVVVLEGRDAPQWHPGMMLAGTHLQVPFLADLVSLADPTHPLSFLAFLKDAGRIYPFYIREDFYALRSEYAKYLAWAAERLPVRYAHRVTDIGHDGTAYLVTAHTPDGPRTLAARNLLLGTGTEPQMPDAVPGTLRSDPRVVHSSGYLPARERLLAAQRIAVVGSGQSAAEVFDDLLAGAGKDRHVEWLTRSPRFFPLEYTKPTLEMTSPDYIDHFTALPQSVRDRLGAEHQGLYKGVNADLLNSIYDRLYAASVDGPAPATLRTATALEDIRESSRSGDQRERGGHTDHSGRLVLTLRHGEDGGIQETEVDAVVLATGYGYRQPDFLAGVEERLSRLPDGRWDVDRGYGIGRHGDVFVQNAELHTHGFTAPDLGMGAYRNSVLVNRLCGREHYVVECRIAFQEFGTPGSHATFDPAADAAGHTAAAAESNVANPADVLTQTTPPTDLQEALR; from the coding sequence ATGAGCGCCCCCGTGGTCCACGACGCGATCGCGGTCGGCGCCGGACCGTTCAACCTGGGTTTCGCCGCCCTGGCCGGCCCCGCCGGTCTGGACGTCGTGGTCCTCGAGGGGCGGGACGCACCCCAATGGCATCCCGGAATGATGCTGGCCGGCACGCACCTGCAGGTGCCGTTCCTGGCCGACCTGGTCTCCTTGGCTGACCCCACCCACCCCCTGTCCTTCCTGGCCTTCCTCAAGGACGCGGGACGGATCTACCCCTTCTACATCCGGGAGGACTTCTACGCCCTGCGGTCCGAGTACGCGAAGTACCTCGCCTGGGCCGCCGAGCGGCTGCCGGTCCGGTACGCCCATCGGGTGACGGACATCGGCCATGACGGCACGGCCTACCTTGTCACCGCCCACACCCCGGACGGTCCGCGCACCCTGGCCGCGCGGAACCTCCTCCTGGGCACCGGCACCGAACCCCAGATGCCCGACGCCGTCCCCGGCACCTTGCGCTCCGACCCGCGCGTCGTCCATTCCTCCGGCTACCTCCCTGCCCGGGAGCGGCTGCTGGCGGCCCAGCGGATCGCCGTCGTGGGCAGCGGGCAGAGTGCCGCCGAGGTCTTCGACGACCTGCTGGCCGGAGCCGGCAAAGACCGGCACGTGGAGTGGCTGACCCGGTCCCCCCGGTTCTTCCCGCTCGAGTACACCAAGCCGACGCTGGAGATGACGTCCCCGGACTACATCGACCACTTCACCGCCCTGCCGCAATCCGTCCGGGATCGCCTCGGCGCGGAGCACCAAGGCCTGTACAAGGGTGTCAACGCGGACCTGCTGAACAGCATCTACGACCGCCTCTACGCGGCCAGCGTGGACGGCCCCGCCCCGGCCACCCTGCGGACGGCCACCGCGCTCGAGGACATCCGTGAGAGCAGCCGCTCCGGTGATCAGCGAGAGCGCGGTGGCCACACGGACCACAGCGGCCGGTTGGTGTTGACCCTGCGCCACGGCGAGGACGGCGGAATCCAAGAGACCGAGGTCGACGCCGTCGTGCTGGCCACCGGCTATGGCTACCGTCAGCCGGACTTCCTGGCCGGCGTCGAGGAGCGGCTGTCCCGCCTCCCGGACGGGCGCTGGGACGTGGACCGCGGCTACGGCATCGGCCGGCACGGAGACGTGTTCGTCCAGAACGCCGAGCTGCACACCCATGGATTCACCGCGCCCGACCTGGGGATGGGCGCCTACCGCAACTCCGTGCTCGTCAACCGCCTATGCGGTCGCGAGCACTACGTGGTGGAGTGTCGGATCGCTTTCCAGGAATTCGGGACGCCCGGCAGCCACGCGACCTTTGACCCGGCGGCCGATGCCGCTGGCCATACAGCCGCCGCCGCCGAGAGCAACGTCGCGAACCCAGCCGACGTCCTGACACAGACCACCCCGCCCACAGACCTCCAGGAGGCCCTTCGATGA
- a CDS encoding AMP-binding protein, which yields MTETLSTTDATLGLDPEETMSRDQIEALQLKRLQDTVAYAYERVPLYREKYDAAGVHPRDLKELSDLAKFPYTDKEDLRRSYPFGMFAVPQEQVARIHASSGTTGRATVVGYTQQDLDDWAKLGARCLRIAGVTPGMKVHNAYGYGLFTGGLGAHGAAERLGTTVIPMSGGQTEKQITLIQDFQPDAILCTPTYLLTIGDAMQRAGLDPRKTSLKVGVLGAEPWTEEMRHELEEMFAIDACDIYGLSEVMGPGVAGESQQTKDGCHIWEDHFRPEIVDAFDDTKVLGDGEHGEIVFTALTKQALPIIRYRTHDLTRLLPGTARPGHRRMGRITGRSDDMIILRGVNLFPSQIEELALTVAGLSPHFQLEITRPGRMDELAVKIERRDDCTTDRALAAAGELQKLIKIHVGSSCRIDVVDPESLPRSVGKLKRIHDLRTP from the coding sequence ATGACCGAGACCCTCTCCACGACCGACGCGACCCTCGGCCTGGACCCTGAAGAGACGATGAGCCGCGACCAGATCGAGGCCCTGCAGCTGAAACGCCTCCAGGACACGGTTGCCTACGCCTACGAGCGAGTCCCCCTCTACCGCGAGAAGTATGACGCCGCCGGCGTCCATCCCCGTGACCTGAAGGAACTGTCCGACCTGGCGAAATTCCCCTACACGGACAAGGAGGACCTGCGCCGTTCCTACCCCTTCGGCATGTTCGCCGTTCCGCAGGAGCAGGTCGCCCGCATCCACGCCTCATCCGGCACCACCGGCCGCGCCACCGTGGTCGGCTACACGCAGCAGGACTTGGACGACTGGGCCAAGCTGGGAGCCCGCTGCCTCCGGATCGCCGGCGTCACCCCGGGCATGAAGGTCCACAACGCCTACGGCTACGGGCTCTTCACCGGCGGCCTGGGGGCCCACGGGGCCGCGGAGCGCCTCGGCACCACGGTCATTCCGATGTCCGGTGGGCAGACGGAGAAACAGATCACGCTGATCCAGGACTTCCAGCCGGACGCCATCCTGTGCACGCCCACCTACCTGCTGACCATCGGCGATGCCATGCAGCGTGCCGGCCTCGACCCGCGCAAGACGTCGCTGAAGGTCGGCGTGCTCGGCGCCGAACCGTGGACCGAGGAGATGCGCCACGAGCTGGAGGAGATGTTCGCCATCGACGCCTGCGACATCTACGGGCTCTCCGAAGTCATGGGCCCCGGAGTGGCCGGGGAGTCCCAGCAGACGAAGGACGGCTGCCACATCTGGGAGGACCATTTCCGCCCGGAGATCGTGGACGCCTTCGACGACACCAAGGTCCTCGGGGACGGCGAGCACGGCGAGATCGTGTTCACGGCACTGACCAAGCAGGCCCTGCCCATCATCCGCTACCGTACCCACGACCTGACCCGGCTGCTGCCCGGCACCGCCCGCCCCGGCCACCGGCGGATGGGCCGGATCACCGGACGCTCGGACGACATGATCATCCTGCGTGGGGTGAACCTGTTCCCCAGTCAGATCGAGGAGCTCGCCCTCACGGTCGCCGGCCTGTCCCCGCACTTTCAGCTGGAGATCACCCGCCCGGGCCGGATGGACGAACTGGCGGTGAAGATCGAGCGCCGGGATGACTGCACCACGGATCGGGCGCTGGCCGCTGCCGGGGAGTTGCAGAAGCTCATCAAGATCCATGTGGGCTCGAGCTGCCGCATCGATGTGGTGGACCCGGAGTCCCTGCCCCGGTCCGTCGGTAAGCTTAAGCGGATCCACGACCTGCGCACGCCCTGA
- the paaI gene encoding hydroxyphenylacetyl-CoA thioesterase PaaI, giving the protein MTTTEKASPAPSRLGDWHAILRNDPASEWMGIEVEAIADGHAVITMTLRQEMLNGFGIAHGGMVFALADSAFALACNPAEGSDETVTVASGVDMNFLKPGIPGRLLTAVADRRQQSGRSGLYDIQVRQSLPEGGTEVIAEFRGRSRTIPKR; this is encoded by the coding sequence ATGACCACCACGGAGAAGGCCTCGCCAGCACCGTCACGGCTCGGCGACTGGCACGCCATCCTCAGGAACGACCCGGCCAGCGAGTGGATGGGTATCGAGGTGGAGGCGATCGCCGATGGGCATGCCGTCATCACCATGACACTGCGTCAGGAGATGCTGAACGGCTTCGGCATCGCCCACGGGGGCATGGTGTTCGCCCTGGCCGACTCGGCCTTTGCACTGGCCTGCAACCCCGCCGAGGGATCGGACGAGACGGTCACCGTGGCCTCCGGCGTGGACATGAACTTCCTCAAGCCCGGCATCCCGGGGCGGCTGCTGACAGCGGTGGCTGACCGGCGCCAACAGAGCGGCCGCAGCGGCCTCTACGACATCCAGGTCCGTCAGTCCCTGCCGGAGGGCGGCACCGAGGTCATCGCGGAGTTCCGCGGGCGGTCCCGCACCATCCCCAAGCGCTGA
- the paaZ gene encoding phenylacetic acid degradation bifunctional protein PaaZ, which produces MTTHTTAATVPSYVLDQWWTPAEGSRTAEVRDANTGEAMLRFGAEGLDLGEVLAHARTIGQRELGALTLHERALKLKELALFLNSRRDELNALSHRTGATAVDNMVDIDGGIGVLFTYSSKGRRELPNANVIQDGGVEPLSKDGSFIGTHIYTRIPGAAVQVNAFNFPVWGMLEKFAPAFIAGMPTIVKPATPTGYVTEAAVRIMIESGILPAGSLQLVSGSARGLLDVMDYRDLLAFTGSASTAQSLKAHPNVVTGGVRFTAETDSLNAAILGPDAVEGTPEFDAFVKAVVTEMTVKAGQKCTAIRRTIVPEGQREAVARAVSARLDSRVVLGDPRAEGVTMGALASLDQLRDVRGAVEDLLAAGGELAYGTLDAPTVRTASGEEAVVEQGAFMSPVLLSWADGDAEAVHSREAFGPVTSLLGYTDVADAVRLAARGSGSLVATVCTNDPEVARELTTGIAGHHGRVHLLNRETARSSTGHGSPMPQLVHGGPGRAGGGEELGGIRAVLHHMQRTALQGSPNLITAVTGVWQTGADRRIAGSPDYGAEAGNVHPFRKSLAELRIGDALASGLRQVTQEDITAFANTTGDTFYAHTNPEAAAANPFFPGTVAHGYLLVAWAAGLFVEPAPGPVLANYGLENLRFVTPVAAGDSIRITLTAQKITPRVTDEYGEVAWDAVIHNQDDEIVATYDVLTLVEKEDTLYRDWTD; this is translated from the coding sequence ATGACCACGCACACCACCGCCGCCACTGTCCCCAGCTACGTCCTCGACCAGTGGTGGACCCCCGCGGAGGGGTCCCGCACCGCGGAGGTCCGCGACGCCAATACCGGCGAGGCCATGCTCCGTTTCGGGGCCGAGGGCCTGGACCTCGGCGAGGTGCTGGCGCACGCCCGCACCATCGGCCAGCGCGAGCTCGGGGCACTGACCCTGCACGAGCGGGCGCTGAAGCTCAAGGAACTCGCGCTGTTCCTCAACAGCCGGCGTGACGAGCTGAACGCCCTGTCCCACCGCACGGGGGCCACCGCGGTGGACAACATGGTGGACATCGACGGCGGTATCGGCGTGCTGTTCACCTACTCGTCCAAGGGGCGGCGTGAACTGCCCAACGCCAACGTCATCCAGGACGGGGGCGTGGAGCCGCTGTCCAAGGACGGCTCCTTCATCGGCACCCACATCTACACCCGCATCCCCGGCGCCGCCGTGCAGGTCAACGCCTTCAACTTCCCGGTCTGGGGCATGCTCGAGAAGTTCGCGCCGGCCTTCATCGCCGGCATGCCGACCATCGTCAAGCCGGCCACCCCCACCGGCTATGTCACCGAGGCCGCCGTGCGGATCATGATCGAATCCGGGATCCTGCCAGCCGGCTCGCTGCAGCTCGTCTCCGGATCCGCCCGCGGACTGTTGGACGTCATGGATTACCGGGACCTGCTGGCCTTCACCGGCTCGGCCTCCACGGCGCAGTCGCTCAAGGCCCATCCGAACGTGGTGACCGGCGGCGTCCGCTTCACCGCCGAGACCGACTCGCTCAACGCCGCCATCCTCGGCCCGGACGCCGTGGAGGGCACCCCGGAGTTCGACGCCTTCGTCAAAGCCGTGGTCACCGAGATGACCGTCAAGGCCGGGCAGAAGTGCACGGCCATCCGGCGCACCATCGTCCCCGAGGGTCAGCGGGAAGCCGTGGCCCGGGCCGTCTCCGCACGGCTGGACTCGCGCGTGGTCCTCGGCGACCCGCGCGCCGAGGGCGTCACCATGGGCGCGCTGGCCTCCCTGGACCAGTTGCGGGACGTGCGCGGTGCCGTCGAGGACCTGCTCGCCGCCGGCGGTGAACTCGCCTATGGCACCCTGGACGCCCCCACGGTGCGCACCGCCTCAGGTGAGGAGGCCGTCGTCGAGCAGGGCGCCTTCATGTCCCCGGTGCTGCTCTCCTGGGCGGACGGGGACGCCGAGGCCGTGCACTCCCGCGAGGCCTTCGGGCCCGTGACCTCCTTGCTGGGCTACACCGACGTGGCCGACGCCGTCCGGCTGGCCGCCCGCGGCTCCGGCTCCCTCGTGGCCACGGTATGCACGAACGACCCGGAGGTCGCGCGAGAACTGACCACTGGAATCGCCGGCCACCACGGCCGCGTACACCTGCTCAACCGGGAGACCGCCCGGTCCAGCACCGGCCACGGCTCGCCGATGCCCCAACTGGTCCACGGCGGGCCGGGCCGGGCCGGCGGCGGCGAGGAGCTCGGTGGCATCCGGGCCGTCCTGCACCACATGCAGCGCACGGCTCTGCAGGGCTCGCCTAACCTGATCACGGCCGTCACCGGCGTGTGGCAGACCGGGGCGGACCGGCGCATCGCGGGCTCGCCGGACTATGGGGCCGAGGCCGGAAACGTGCACCCGTTCCGCAAGTCGCTGGCCGAGCTGCGGATCGGCGACGCCCTGGCCTCGGGCCTGCGCCAGGTCACCCAGGAAGACATCACCGCGTTCGCGAACACCACCGGAGACACCTTCTACGCCCACACGAACCCGGAAGCGGCCGCGGCCAACCCCTTCTTCCCGGGTACCGTGGCGCACGGCTACCTGTTGGTGGCCTGGGCCGCCGGACTCTTCGTGGAACCGGCACCCGGCCCGGTGCTGGCCAACTACGGTCTGGAGAACCTGCGGTTCGTCACCCCGGTGGCCGCCGGTGACTCCATCCGTATCACCCTGACCGCCCAGAAGATCACCCCGCGGGTGACGGACGAGTACGGCGAGGTCGCCTGGGACGCCGTGATCCACAACCAGGACGACGAGATCGTGGCGACCTACGACGTCCTGACCCTGGTCGAGAAGGAGGACACCCTCTACCGGGACTGGACCGACTGA
- a CDS encoding pyridoxal phosphate-dependent decarboxylase family protein, protein MTAPSSTEQMAPAAPAGQTSPAGLTSPTDPMQDPDVFTLRHPAADSVLLSADNAHRFVQDTGTAALLAAAAIVRAQSPTTGPDPADLHESVSAIDLAAPLGSTEAALAEASSLYLDDAVYFHHPRYAAHLNCPVALPAVAAEALVTSINTSMDTWDQSAGATLIERRLVRWAADLAGLGPAADGIFTSGGTQSNLQALLMARNRAVSPGTGSLPERLTGWRIYASQDSHFSIVRSAVHLGLGEDAVVPIPVDRNHRMDPVALERAMDEDAARGLRALAVVATAGTTDFGAIDPLDALASAARRKGAWFHVDAAYGCGLLASPTRRHCLAGIERADSVTVDFHKSFFQPIGSSALLVAEGSRFAHITHHADYLNPDQNPDSPNQVDKSLQTTRRFDALKLWVTLRSLGSDVLGGLFDATVDLAAEAGQLVEDIDELTLAAPVQLGTVVFRFEPGGGPRADDVAVDRLQDLLRRSLYRSGEAMVAATTVAGRRHLKLTLLNPRTTAADVQAILEAVVRHGRAVAGSEVAA, encoded by the coding sequence ATGACAGCCCCCAGCTCCACTGAACAGATGGCCCCGGCCGCTCCGGCCGGGCAGACCAGTCCGGCCGGCCTGACTAGTCCGACCGACCCGATGCAGGACCCTGACGTCTTCACCCTGCGCCATCCGGCGGCGGACTCCGTCCTCCTCTCCGCCGACAATGCGCACCGCTTCGTGCAGGACACCGGGACCGCCGCCCTGCTGGCCGCCGCGGCGATCGTTCGGGCGCAGTCACCGACCACCGGACCGGATCCAGCGGACCTGCACGAGTCCGTCTCGGCTATCGACCTCGCGGCACCACTCGGATCGACCGAGGCCGCACTGGCCGAGGCGTCCTCGCTCTACCTGGACGACGCGGTGTACTTCCACCACCCCCGGTACGCCGCCCACCTGAACTGCCCGGTAGCACTGCCGGCCGTGGCGGCGGAGGCTCTCGTCACCAGCATCAACACCTCCATGGACACCTGGGACCAGTCGGCCGGGGCCACCTTGATCGAGCGGCGACTGGTGCGGTGGGCCGCGGACCTCGCCGGACTGGGCCCGGCAGCGGACGGGATTTTCACGAGCGGCGGCACCCAGTCGAACCTGCAGGCCCTGCTCATGGCCCGCAACCGTGCCGTCTCTCCCGGGACCGGCTCCCTCCCGGAGCGGCTGACCGGCTGGCGGATCTACGCCTCCCAGGACAGCCACTTCAGCATCGTGCGGTCTGCCGTCCACCTCGGCCTGGGTGAGGATGCGGTCGTGCCGATCCCGGTGGACCGGAACCACCGCATGGACCCGGTGGCCCTGGAGAGGGCCATGGACGAGGACGCGGCGCGGGGACTGCGCGCCCTGGCCGTCGTCGCCACCGCGGGCACCACGGACTTCGGGGCCATCGACCCGCTGGACGCTCTTGCCTCGGCGGCCCGGAGGAAGGGCGCTTGGTTCCACGTGGACGCCGCCTACGGCTGCGGACTGCTCGCCTCCCCCACCCGCCGGCACTGTCTCGCGGGGATCGAACGGGCGGACTCCGTGACCGTGGACTTCCACAAGTCGTTCTTCCAGCCCATCGGCTCGAGTGCACTGCTGGTGGCCGAGGGCAGCCGATTCGCCCACATCACGCACCACGCCGACTACCTCAACCCGGACCAGAACCCGGACAGCCCCAACCAGGTGGACAAGTCGCTGCAGACCACCCGGCGCTTCGACGCCTTGAAACTGTGGGTGACGCTGCGGTCGCTGGGCTCCGACGTCCTCGGCGGGCTCTTCGACGCCACCGTGGACCTGGCCGCCGAGGCGGGCCAGTTGGTGGAGGACATCGACGAGCTCACGCTCGCAGCCCCGGTCCAGCTCGGAACCGTGGTGTTCCGGTTCGAACCGGGAGGGGGACCCAGGGCGGACGATGTGGCTGTGGACCGGTTGCAGGACCTCCTCCGGCGCTCGCTGTACCGCTCCGGCGAGGCCATGGTCGCCGCCACCACGGTCGCCGGCCGGCGTCACCTGAAGCTGACCCTGCTCAACCCGCGCACCACCGCGGCGGACGTCCAGGCGATCCTGGAGGCCGTGGTCCGGCATGGGCGCGCCGTGGCCGGATCGGAGGTGGCCGCATGA
- a CDS encoding GNAT family N-acetyltransferase → MTAQTMNTTTAIRSATDLDPDTDAFSATTRFSFRPVDPATDAELLHSWVSTERAHFWGLTGASVEQVRAEHERIAADPHHHALIALDEHSSGAPAFLLETYDPAHSVLTGRYAWRHGDAGLHVLLPAPGTAGLGSPATTIVGRPGTADRAGGPETGYSAAAMEASLAHLFADPAVLRVVVEPDVRNTAIQALNARCGFRPVERLDLPAADGAPAKTAQLSFCTRSDFATATGRPSETTAHLSPARWATANRHLLAKALAEFTHERLLEPEFRDGTWHLNGPGVRYRFQARRYALDHWDIDAASLQCEEQTGRPGEPRKGGEGARVGRAGHAETAHDAGWAPAVPDVQRFVTAFRDVLGLSAAQLPVYLEEIGSTLASHCYKQLHSVATAAELAAGTGDAVADFQRIEAAMTEGHPCFVANNGRLGLGSDDYLDLAPETGSALPLEWVAAHVSRTRFTAVDGLDLDGLLEAELGPELRSAFRTRLERACRNTGLDAADFLPLPVHPWQWRHRLSVTFAADVATGHLVHLGATEDLYQPQQSIRTFFNRSAPERHYVKTALSVLNMGFLRGLSAEYMDATPAINDWLQGLFAADLELAPGRVQLLREVAAVGYANPLFHAATERDSAYRKMLAALWRESPATRIGQGEQLATMASLLHTDADGASLAAAYVRRSGLRATEWLERYLDAYLVPIVHCLIRHDLVFMPHGENVILVLRDGAPERVLLKDLAEEVAVLGDRTDLAPGVERLRAEVAPEDHGLSILTDIVDCFLRFLAPLLAREGLVTEERFWSVVAGRLTDYRSRHPETAERFDALRLLEPTFRLSCLNRLQLRNNRQMVDLTDPAGSLAYAGDLDNPLAGR, encoded by the coding sequence ATGACCGCTCAGACCATGAACACCACCACTGCCATTCGCTCGGCAACTGACCTTGACCCTGACACTGACGCTTTTTCGGCAACGACCCGGTTCTCCTTCCGCCCCGTCGACCCGGCTACCGATGCCGAACTGCTGCACTCCTGGGTCAGCACGGAACGAGCTCACTTTTGGGGCCTGACCGGAGCGAGCGTGGAACAGGTCCGCGCGGAGCACGAGCGGATCGCCGCCGATCCACACCACCACGCGCTCATCGCCCTGGACGAGCACAGCAGCGGGGCGCCGGCCTTCCTGCTCGAGACCTACGATCCGGCCCATTCAGTGCTGACCGGCCGCTACGCGTGGCGGCACGGCGACGCCGGACTGCACGTGCTGCTGCCGGCTCCTGGCACGGCGGGCCTCGGCAGCCCGGCCACCACGATCGTCGGTCGGCCGGGCACTGCGGACCGCGCCGGCGGCCCCGAGACCGGCTACAGCGCTGCCGCGATGGAGGCGTCGCTGGCGCACCTGTTCGCGGATCCTGCGGTGCTGCGCGTCGTCGTCGAACCGGATGTACGGAATACGGCGATCCAGGCGCTGAATGCGCGCTGTGGCTTCCGACCCGTGGAGCGGTTGGACCTGCCCGCGGCGGACGGCGCCCCCGCCAAGACGGCCCAGTTGTCCTTCTGCACTCGGTCAGACTTCGCCACCGCCACCGGTCGCCCCTCTGAGACCACCGCACACCTGTCCCCGGCACGCTGGGCCACCGCCAACCGCCACCTTCTGGCCAAGGCCCTTGCCGAATTCACGCATGAGAGGCTCCTCGAACCCGAATTCCGGGACGGGACATGGCATCTGAACGGTCCCGGCGTGCGCTACCGGTTCCAAGCACGGCGCTACGCGCTGGACCACTGGGACATCGATGCCGCGTCCCTGCAATGCGAGGAGCAGACCGGGCGCCCGGGCGAGCCTCGCAAGGGCGGCGAGGGTGCCCGCGTCGGGAGAGCAGGACATGCTGAAACGGCGCACGACGCCGGCTGGGCACCGGCGGTGCCCGACGTCCAGCGGTTCGTCACGGCCTTCCGCGACGTGCTCGGCCTGTCCGCGGCGCAGCTGCCGGTGTACCTGGAGGAGATCGGCAGCACGTTGGCCTCCCACTGCTACAAGCAGTTGCACTCGGTGGCCACCGCCGCGGAGCTCGCCGCGGGCACGGGTGACGCCGTGGCCGACTTCCAACGGATCGAGGCCGCCATGACCGAGGGCCACCCCTGTTTCGTGGCCAACAACGGCAGGCTCGGCCTGGGCTCGGACGACTACCTGGACCTGGCCCCGGAGACCGGATCGGCCCTGCCCCTGGAGTGGGTGGCCGCCCATGTGTCCCGGACCCGGTTCACCGCCGTGGACGGCCTGGATCTGGACGGACTGCTCGAGGCCGAGCTCGGTCCCGAACTGCGGTCCGCGTTCCGCACGCGGCTGGAGCGGGCCTGCCGGAACACCGGACTGGACGCCGCGGACTTCCTGCCGCTGCCGGTGCACCCCTGGCAGTGGCGGCACCGCCTGTCGGTGACGTTCGCCGCGGACGTGGCCACGGGACACCTGGTGCACCTGGGGGCCACGGAGGACCTCTACCAGCCGCAGCAATCCATCCGGACGTTCTTCAACCGTTCGGCGCCGGAGCGCCACTACGTCAAGACGGCCCTGTCCGTCCTCAACATGGGGTTCCTACGAGGGCTGTCCGCGGAGTACATGGACGCGACGCCGGCGATCAACGACTGGCTGCAGGGGCTGTTCGCCGCGGACCTCGAGCTGGCTCCGGGGCGTGTGCAGTTGCTGCGCGAGGTCGCCGCCGTCGGGTATGCCAATCCGCTGTTCCATGCGGCCACCGAGAGGGATTCGGCCTACCGGAAGATGCTCGCGGCCCTCTGGCGCGAGTCACCGGCCACGCGCATCGGCCAGGGCGAACAGCTGGCCACCATGGCCTCCCTGCTGCACACGGATGCCGACGGAGCCTCCCTGGCCGCTGCCTACGTCCGGCGTTCCGGGTTGCGGGCCACCGAGTGGCTGGAACGCTACCTGGACGCGTACCTGGTGCCGATCGTGCACTGCCTGATCCGCCACGACCTGGTCTTCATGCCGCACGGGGAGAACGTGATCCTGGTGCTGCGGGACGGCGCCCCCGAGCGGGTGCTACTCAAGGACCTGGCAGAGGAGGTTGCAGTGCTCGGGGACCGGACGGACCTGGCCCCGGGCGTCGAACGCCTCCGGGCCGAGGTGGCCCCGGAGGACCACGGGCTCTCCATCCTGACGGACATCGTGGACTGCTTCCTGCGGTTCCTGGCCCCCTTGCTCGCCCGCGAGGGCCTGGTCACCGAGGAGCGGTTCTGGTCCGTGGTGGCCGGCCGCCTGACGGACTACCGGTCCCGGCACCCGGAGACGGCCGAACGCTTCGACGCGCTGCGTCTGCTGGAGCCGACCTTCAGGCTGTCCTGCCTGAACCGCCTGCAGTTGCGGAACAACCGACAGATGGTCGACCTGACGGACCCCGCTGGATCTCTGGCCTACGCCGGGGACCTCGACAATCCGTTGGCCGGTCGCTGA